From Desulfitibacter sp. BRH_c19, a single genomic window includes:
- a CDS encoding 2-oxoglutarate synthase has protein sequence MSIQPQMPKSWCLETKPHKFCPGCGHPMLLKALGEVIDEFEIADKVVFGCDIGCSLLAWDFFNVDTIQTHHGRTTPVIVGIKRADEEVIGIAYMGDGGGYAIGSQHLVNAAARNDKVFVLLANNTQYGMTGGQMAPTTLPGQKTETSPYGRDVEATGPPFQGPEMVTAISQEGAYVARATVANPRQLKKIIKRAVENVKEGRGFSFVEVLSLCPTNWRTNAEQTWKFVEDDMAKYFKIGELKVPGESKEG, from the coding sequence ATGTCAATACAACCTCAGATGCCTAAAAGCTGGTGTTTGGAAACTAAGCCTCATAAGTTTTGCCCAGGCTGTGGCCATCCCATGCTACTTAAGGCTTTAGGTGAAGTTATAGATGAATTTGAGATCGCTGATAAAGTGGTATTTGGTTGTGATATTGGATGTTCTTTATTGGCATGGGATTTCTTTAATGTTGATACAATCCAGACACACCACGGACGAACAACGCCAGTTATCGTTGGTATTAAAAGAGCTGACGAAGAAGTAATTGGAATCGCTTATATGGGTGATGGTGGAGGCTACGCAATAGGCTCTCAGCACTTAGTGAATGCAGCAGCTAGAAATGATAAAGTTTTTGTCCTGTTAGCCAACAACACACAGTATGGCATGACAGGTGGGCAAATGGCACCAACTACCCTACCAGGGCAAAAGACTGAGACAAGCCCATATGGCAGAGATGTAGAAGCAACTGGACCTCCATTCCAGGGTCCGGAAATGGTTACGGCTATTTCCCAGGAAGGAGCATACGTAGCCAGAGCGACAGTAGCTAATCCTAGGCAATTGAAGAAAATTATAAAAAGGGCAGTAGAAAATGTTAAAGAAGGAAGAGGTTTTTCCTTTGTTGAGGTTCTTTCCTTATGTCCAACCAACTGGAGAACAAATGCGGAGCAAACTTGGAAGTTTGTTGAAGATGATATGGCCAAGTATTTCAAAATTGGTGAATTAAAAGTTCCAGGCGAAAGTAAGGAGGGTTGA
- a CDS encoding ketoisovalerate oxidoreductase — protein MANGTKIALAGEGGQGVQSVANILVEAAYEEGKEALYIPNFGVEQRGGVSIAYVQISERAIGSPKFKFADIVIALSDRAVRRTQKYVNKDTLFVYDSAIKGIENDLPKNAKKIIGIPAIDVAKEEFHPRVFNVIIMGAVIGMTGVVTEIQAKAAIEKKLGYKFEQDPKLRELNFKALERGIDLVKDQV, from the coding sequence ATGGCAAATGGCACTAAGATAGCCCTAGCGGGTGAAGGTGGCCAAGGCGTACAATCTGTTGCGAACATTTTAGTAGAAGCTGCTTATGAAGAAGGTAAAGAAGCCCTATACATACCTAACTTTGGAGTTGAACAAAGAGGTGGGGTATCCATTGCATATGTACAGATCTCCGAAAGAGCCATTGGTTCCCCAAAATTTAAGTTTGCAGATATAGTCATTGCTTTAAGTGATAGAGCGGTACGCAGAACTCAGAAATATGTTAACAAAGATACTCTTTTTGTGTATGATTCTGCAATTAAAGGCATAGAAAACGACCTTCCAAAAAATGCAAAGAAAATTATAGGAATACCTGCTATTGATGTAGCTAAGGAAGAGTTTCATCCAAGGGTATTTAATGTAATAATAATGGGTGCAGTTATAGGTATGACTGGTGTTGTGACAGAAATACAAGCTAAAGCTGCCATCGAAAAGAAGTTAGGATATAAATTCGAACAAGATCCAAAATTAAGGGAACTTAACTTCAAAGCTCTTGAACGGGGCATAGATCTTGTTAAAGACCAAGTCTAG
- a CDS encoding 4Fe-4S ferredoxin, with protein sequence MAVQFKAIIKEDGKGVFHLFPGLCKGCGLCIEKCPVDTIGWSKELGVFGTPAVEPGHGKPCIACKMCQLVCPDCAILIEKVKKENK encoded by the coding sequence GTGGCTGTTCAATTTAAAGCTATTATAAAGGAAGATGGCAAGGGTGTTTTCCACCTGTTTCCTGGCTTATGCAAAGGCTGTGGTCTCTGTATAGAGAAATGCCCTGTTGATACTATAGGTTGGTCTAAGGAATTAGGTGTGTTTGGGACACCAGCGGTTGAACCTGGACACGGTAAACCATGTATTGCGTGCAAAATGTGTCAACTCGTATGTCCAGACTGCGCTATATTAATTGAAAAGGTAAAGAAAGAAAATAAGTAA